In Deltaproteobacteria bacterium, one genomic interval encodes:
- a CDS encoding DUF5615 family PIN-like protein encodes MRVLLDECVPRQLKRDLHGHSVRTVGEMRWAGVKNGELLRRAVREFDALVTTDRRMEFQQNVRSIGMRVVVMIAPRNDVDILRPLMPRVLQALKAVRRGEVRRVRA; translated from the coding sequence GTGCGCGTGCTGCTTGACGAATGCGTGCCGCGGCAACTCAAGCGCGACTTGCACGGGCACTCAGTCCGGACCGTCGGCGAGATGCGTTGGGCAGGCGTTAAGAACGGTGAATTGCTACGTCGAGCTGTTCGAGAGTTTGACGCGTTGGTAACGACCGATCGACGCATGGAGTTTCAGCAAAACGTAAGGTCGATCGGGATGCGCGTTGTTGTCATGATAGCTCCTCGTAACGACGTCGATATTCTGCGTCCGCTCATGCCGCGAGTGTTGCAGGCCCTCAAAGCAGTTCGACGCGGCGAGGTGCGTCGTGTCCGCGCCTAA
- a CDS encoding DUF433 domain-containing protein yields the protein MKRPTQVVHSDPEILGGTPVFVGTRVPVRALFDYLEGKHSLEDFLDDFPTVRRRQAVAALEQAKELLVSGARAA from the coding sequence ATGAAACGTCCTACGCAAGTCGTCCACAGCGATCCCGAAATCCTTGGCGGCACGCCGGTGTTCGTGGGGACCCGAGTTCCGGTTCGGGCATTGTTCGATTACTTGGAAGGAAAGCACTCCCTGGAGGACTTCCTTGACGATTTTCCGACGGTCCGTCGCAGGCAGGCAGTTGCGGCACTCGAGCAAGCGAAGGAACTTCTGGTGAGCGGTGCGCGTGCTGCTTGA